Proteins from a genomic interval of Cupriavidus sp. P-10:
- a CDS encoding enoyl-CoA hydratase/isomerase family protein, protein MPAIRLELRDGIAVLTIDNPTKRNAFTHEMTQALGRHLDAAERDPAVKCVVITGEGDVAFSSGHDLKEMLTHQDQASDASLNEPFLMPARMRTPTIAAVNGYALAAGFILALNCDFRVCAANASFAAPGARIGLLPIGGQLSRLPALLPRPVAHELLVTCREMKAEEALRLGFASRAAPQGGALNVALAMAGEITRHSAGVVWEVKTGLETGLYAGADAAREHEWSASAELQRAPDASEGIRAFLEKRAPRFQ, encoded by the coding sequence ATGCCTGCCATCCGACTCGAACTGCGCGACGGCATCGCCGTGCTCACGATCGACAACCCGACCAAGCGCAATGCCTTCACGCATGAGATGACACAGGCGCTGGGACGCCATCTCGACGCAGCCGAGCGCGACCCTGCTGTGAAATGCGTCGTGATCACTGGTGAGGGCGATGTCGCGTTCTCCAGCGGCCATGACCTGAAGGAGATGCTCACGCATCAGGACCAGGCCTCGGATGCTTCGCTTAACGAGCCTTTCCTCATGCCTGCGCGCATGCGCACGCCCACGATCGCCGCCGTCAATGGATACGCGCTCGCTGCCGGGTTCATCCTGGCCCTGAATTGCGACTTTCGCGTATGCGCGGCCAATGCCAGCTTTGCCGCGCCAGGCGCCCGCATTGGCTTGCTGCCGATTGGCGGACAGCTAAGCCGGCTCCCGGCACTGCTACCGCGCCCGGTGGCACACGAACTGCTGGTGACCTGCCGCGAGATGAAAGCTGAAGAGGCACTGCGCCTCGGCTTTGCCAGCCGTGCCGCGCCGCAAGGTGGTGCGCTTAACGTTGCGCTGGCCATGGCCGGCGAGATCACGCGTCATTCGGCCGGCGTCGTCTGGGAGGTAAAGACTGGCCTCGAGACAGGGCTGTACGCCGGCGCCGACGCGGCGCGTGAGCACGAATGGAGCGCAAGTGCCGAACTGCAGCGCGCACCCGATGCAAGCGAAGGCATCCGCGCCTTTCTCGAGAAGCGTGCGCCACGTTTCCAATAG
- a CDS encoding acetate--CoA ligase family protein, which produces MKNEIESKKLLRACGIATTRPQLATSAAEAIQAARALERPVVMKVVSPDIVHKAAAGGVRVGVPLAEVGQAFDDILNACRASSPQARLDGVLVEERVPEGLEVFIGARVDRDYGAVVLLGSGGTGVEQKAAPAAALAPLTERAASALIDEAFPPGRIPLDPDARAALRSCLLAVAGPDGLILRGEVGDVDINPVIVGPSGCLAVDAVVMPLAKELGPRVLSATQVAEAAARRGARLEGVEALFDPQSIAFIGASTVTTKLGYRSIRNLLDFGFHGPIYPIHPKAKTICDLPAYPSILDVPAQVDRAYIALGAAQVPDALRQCQDIGVKVVQVLTAGFSEWSAGDDPSKGEALEREIAAVLANGTMRMVGPNCIGTFSATSRMAMGAAQYCPTATRGISFISQSGTFAGDVVRRAQVQGVPVARVLSCGNCSDLDLVDFLLFCEADPATTLIAFYSESIRDPGLFFRLARQISKPVILFKGGTTEQGLVAAGSHTAALATDQTLWRAAVKQSGVLEVDSVDELMDAFLIHSAHGSLRGLGLGIFGSGGGVSVTCCDAAARAGLEVPPLSDATAHALSRFGLPGTSVANPIDIPVWGLKEGERHIFGDIVDQLKKDPAVDAVVVYVEMGSIMDFADSEADGVKEIESICASIASASSSGPPVCVALRSTGDTTQEDLVRRKRVELLEQGIAVFPSTARAVRALQKLLLLSTKPH; this is translated from the coding sequence ATGAAGAACGAGATTGAATCAAAAAAACTGCTGCGCGCCTGCGGGATCGCAACCACTCGACCGCAATTGGCCACCTCTGCGGCTGAGGCGATACAAGCGGCGCGAGCGCTTGAGCGGCCCGTGGTGATGAAAGTGGTATCACCCGACATTGTGCACAAGGCGGCCGCCGGGGGTGTGCGCGTAGGGGTGCCCCTGGCGGAGGTGGGACAAGCCTTCGACGACATCCTGAATGCGTGCAGGGCTTCATCGCCACAGGCGCGCCTCGACGGCGTACTGGTCGAAGAGCGCGTGCCGGAGGGACTGGAGGTTTTCATCGGGGCTCGGGTGGACCGCGACTATGGCGCCGTGGTGTTGCTGGGTTCCGGGGGCACGGGCGTGGAGCAGAAAGCTGCTCCCGCCGCGGCACTGGCCCCGCTTACCGAGCGCGCCGCCTCCGCGTTGATTGACGAGGCGTTTCCGCCCGGGCGCATACCGCTCGACCCGGATGCTCGGGCGGCGCTGCGCTCTTGCCTTTTGGCGGTGGCAGGTCCGGATGGGCTGATCTTGCGCGGCGAAGTCGGGGACGTCGATATCAATCCGGTGATCGTCGGCCCTAGCGGCTGCCTGGCAGTAGACGCGGTGGTCATGCCACTGGCGAAGGAGTTGGGCCCGCGGGTCCTGTCGGCGACGCAAGTAGCGGAGGCGGCGGCGCGCCGCGGCGCGAGACTCGAGGGCGTCGAGGCATTGTTCGACCCCCAGTCCATTGCCTTCATCGGCGCGTCAACTGTTACGACGAAGCTGGGCTACCGTAGCATCCGGAACCTGCTGGATTTCGGCTTTCACGGACCAATCTACCCGATTCATCCCAAGGCCAAGACAATTTGCGACCTGCCGGCATACCCCTCGATCCTCGATGTGCCGGCACAAGTAGATCGCGCTTATATCGCGCTGGGCGCCGCTCAGGTGCCCGACGCATTGCGCCAGTGTCAGGACATAGGCGTGAAGGTTGTACAGGTTCTCACCGCCGGCTTTTCCGAATGGTCAGCAGGTGACGATCCCTCAAAGGGCGAGGCACTGGAACGTGAGATCGCAGCAGTGCTCGCGAACGGTACCATGCGTATGGTTGGCCCCAACTGCATCGGCACGTTCAGCGCGACGAGCCGCATGGCGATGGGTGCGGCACAATACTGCCCGACGGCCACGCGCGGGATCAGCTTCATTTCCCAAAGCGGCACCTTCGCGGGTGACGTGGTGCGACGCGCCCAGGTGCAAGGCGTTCCCGTGGCACGGGTGCTCTCTTGCGGCAACTGCAGTGACCTCGACTTGGTGGATTTCCTGCTGTTCTGCGAAGCGGATCCGGCCACCACACTGATCGCGTTCTACAGTGAGTCGATCCGTGACCCCGGTCTGTTCTTCCGCTTGGCGCGACAAATTAGCAAGCCGGTGATCCTGTTCAAGGGCGGCACGACGGAGCAAGGGTTGGTCGCTGCCGGCAGCCATACCGCCGCGCTGGCCACGGACCAGACCCTGTGGCGTGCCGCGGTGAAGCAGTCCGGCGTACTGGAGGTCGATAGCGTTGACGAGCTGATGGACGCTTTCCTCATCCATAGCGCGCATGGCAGCCTGCGCGGACTAGGCCTTGGTATCTTTGGCTCTGGCGGCGGTGTCAGTGTGACGTGCTGCGACGCCGCTGCACGTGCAGGCCTTGAGGTGCCGCCCCTCTCGGATGCTACCGCTCATGCGCTCAGCCGTTTCGGGCTGCCGGGCACCAGCGTCGCCAATCCGATTGACATTCCAGTGTGGGGGCTGAAAGAAGGCGAGCGGCACATCTTTGGCGACATAGTGGACCAATTGAAGAAGGATCCGGCCGTCGATGCGGTGGTGGTATATGTGGAAATGGGCTCGATCATGGATTTCGCGGACAGCGAGGCCGACGGTGTGAAGGAGATCGAATCCATCTGTGCCAGCATTGCCAGCGCCAGTTCCAGCGGTCCTCCTGTGTGCGTGGCGCTACGCTCAACCGGCGACACGACACAGGAGGACCTCGTGCGTCGCAAACGCGTGGAGCTTCTGGAACAAGGCATCGCGGTGTTCCCCTCCACTGCGAGGGCGGTCCGGGCATTGCAGAAACTGCTTTTGCTCTCGACAAAGCCGCATTGA
- a CDS encoding GntR family transcriptional regulator, with product MAHNEDSGRDNYLPDGRGAKVPLMLVEQIANSLADDIIRGVYAPGQPLIEMTIAEAFNVSRGPVREAFQQLQVEGLVDVQPRRGARVAVLTPQTMKESFDVRAVLYGLIAAEAASKNDAATLKVLHESTNALKASVQEDTDTFFAQMFRLNLQFVEAGQNQYARKFLMSLRRLTLPITRKVMRDEGNRAGWIENWEAVLAAIERGDSREADEAARRWIMAVYDKDREIAEDEPPGSPYSATAGANQTVRQMKLAAGTSIKRG from the coding sequence ATGGCCCACAACGAAGATTCAGGGCGCGACAACTACCTGCCTGATGGCCGAGGCGCAAAAGTGCCGCTGATGCTGGTCGAGCAAATCGCAAACAGCCTGGCGGATGACATCATCCGCGGCGTGTACGCGCCCGGCCAACCGCTGATTGAGATGACGATTGCCGAGGCCTTCAACGTCAGCCGCGGCCCCGTGCGTGAAGCGTTTCAGCAACTCCAGGTCGAAGGGCTGGTGGATGTTCAGCCGCGCCGGGGCGCCAGAGTTGCGGTATTGACGCCGCAGACCATGAAGGAGTCCTTCGATGTACGCGCTGTGCTGTATGGCCTGATTGCCGCGGAGGCTGCATCGAAAAACGATGCGGCCACATTGAAGGTACTGCATGAAAGCACCAATGCTCTCAAGGCAAGCGTGCAAGAGGACACTGACACCTTCTTCGCGCAGATGTTCCGGCTCAACCTGCAGTTCGTCGAAGCCGGACAGAACCAGTACGCGCGCAAATTCTTGATGTCCCTGCGTCGGCTGACGCTACCGATCACGCGCAAGGTGATGCGCGACGAGGGCAACCGCGCCGGCTGGATCGAGAACTGGGAAGCGGTCTTGGCCGCCATCGAGCGTGGCGATAGCCGCGAGGCCGACGAGGCCGCGCGGCGCTGGATCATGGCGGTGTACGACAAGGACCGTGAAATCGCGGAAGACGAGCCGCCTGGCTCACCATATAGCGCAACCGCGGGCGCCAATCAGACCGTCCGGCAGATGAAGCTGGCAGCGGGCACTTCGATTAAGAGGGGATGA
- a CDS encoding ABC transporter substrate-binding protein — MKISKTFAFCAAAITCATLLPVMANAADDVVIGVIVPTTGALAPLGIDMKNGYELAVKDHPTVKGKPVRLVIEDDQGNAATGLMKAQKLVIKDRAPILVGGATSALVLGLAAQAERLNVPIVTTNAQAVQVTGAQCSRFVFRTNPNDAMVGNATRVLMQKRPELLQKKWFIVYHDVVWGQSNKAEFAKIPGVKIVGEAGRSMGTADWSSAISQIKSSGADAIYLALAVGDDMPAFIRQVRSFGLKQFMLPPLGMPDSMLAALGSDVPQLVTAGLFGSWTTESTNKEMARFVKAYTATLHSVPGPQAIQAYAGMRLALAAMDASPSMSPKDLIASLEKTSVDTVVGKLAIRKQDHQGTVGTYFSETVAVKDSPYGAKVGWKVIEPLPWDTVKVDAAHTGCKEL, encoded by the coding sequence ATGAAAATCAGCAAGACGTTTGCGTTCTGCGCCGCTGCAATCACGTGCGCTACGCTTTTGCCCGTGATGGCCAACGCGGCGGATGACGTGGTGATCGGTGTGATCGTTCCGACCACCGGTGCGCTCGCGCCGCTGGGCATTGACATGAAAAACGGCTACGAACTGGCCGTCAAGGACCATCCGACGGTCAAAGGCAAGCCGGTACGCCTTGTGATTGAGGACGACCAGGGCAACGCCGCCACCGGCTTGATGAAAGCGCAAAAGCTTGTCATCAAGGACCGGGCCCCCATTCTCGTTGGCGGCGCCACCAGTGCTCTGGTACTGGGGCTGGCCGCACAAGCTGAGCGGCTCAATGTTCCCATTGTGACCACGAATGCTCAGGCGGTTCAGGTGACTGGCGCGCAGTGCAGCCGGTTTGTGTTCCGCACCAACCCGAACGATGCAATGGTGGGGAATGCCACCCGCGTGCTGATGCAAAAGCGGCCCGAGCTGCTTCAGAAAAAGTGGTTCATTGTCTACCACGACGTTGTCTGGGGCCAGAGCAACAAGGCAGAGTTCGCGAAGATCCCGGGGGTCAAGATCGTCGGCGAGGCTGGCCGCTCAATGGGCACGGCTGACTGGTCCAGCGCTATCTCGCAGATCAAGAGCAGCGGCGCCGATGCCATCTACTTGGCGCTGGCGGTAGGCGACGACATGCCCGCCTTCATTCGTCAGGTACGAAGCTTTGGACTGAAGCAGTTCATGCTGCCGCCGCTGGGCATGCCGGATTCCATGCTTGCCGCACTCGGCAGTGACGTCCCGCAGCTGGTAACCGCTGGCTTGTTCGGTTCCTGGACGACGGAGAGTACGAACAAGGAAATGGCGCGCTTCGTCAAAGCATATACCGCCACGTTACATAGTGTGCCTGGCCCGCAGGCGATTCAGGCGTACGCCGGAATGCGCCTTGCCCTGGCTGCGATGGACGCGTCGCCGTCCATGTCGCCCAAGGACCTGATCGCCTCGCTGGAGAAGACCTCAGTGGACACGGTGGTCGGCAAGCTTGCCATTCGCAAACAGGACCACCAGGGCACCGTGGGCACCTACTTCTCGGAGACGGTTGCGGTGAAGGACTCGCCCTATGGCGCCAAGGTCGGCTGGAAGGTGATCGAGCCGTTGCCGTGGGATACGGTGAAGGTTGACGCGGCCCACACCGGCTGCAAGGAACTCTGA